In one window of Cryptococcus neoformans var. neoformans JEC21 chromosome 7 sequence DNA:
- a CDS encoding expressed protein produces the protein MSQSPLARSTRRSLPAFAQPPSKLSRSNVASEDPNSPSPSGSTRTPLKKFATPSRESISRYRSVGSSTSTPVTTPIIHYSPYALSTPPQSLSKSASIPFDMVASAKAARRAEEDVKLRGAESSAKKKKFIRKKPLYQRVIGFPQKITDKFLYHTPASILDILPDPHMANPIALAIHVVHYLLVAPLFAAKSDDFESVLRTSRTRNDVSSRWDEWENEEKGGKSGLLGGRVRAILVLLLMAMAVGNAIYLFTRFRTYDMLLRNAQETVHSPHASPVPAPKVKAAKDDDDEKVFEAAPRAKAEPWAPKVLKFTGRSLIFIIKLLIHAVFSAFGRPQGNAPSLKDLGQAENKIQSLRVWDPPEFCLAFFCAYPPTAPFITHLFTHINPFLTPVLHVSTTFLLSNLAQSYAQLVKDRMLLSAEVMREYDQRFVYKKIFSNKVDRGVSTNESEFVGF, from the exons ATGTCACAATCACCCCTCGCCAGGTCCACACGAAGGAGCCTTCCCGCATTTGCTCAGCCGCCCTCGAAGTTGTCAAGAAGCAATGTGGCTTCAGAAGACCCAAATTCGCCCTCGCCATCGGGGTCCACTCGGACACCTTTAAAGAAGTTTGCGACACCGAGCCGAGAGTCCATCAGCCGCTATCGCAGTGTTGGTTCCTCTACTAGTACACCGGTGACCACACCAATAATACATTATTCCCCTTATGCGTTATCCACTCCGCCACAAAGTCTGAGCAAGAGTGCTAGTATCCCGTTTGACATGGTGGCCAGTGCTAAAGCAGCTCGACGggctgaagaggatgtgAAACTGAGAGGTGCAGAATCGAgcgcgaagaagaagaagtttaTCAGGAAGAAGCCTCTCTACCAACG GGTCATTGGATTCCCTCAGAAAATTACAGACAAATTCTTATATCATACGCCCGCTTCTATTCTGGATATCCTTCCAGATCCTCATATGGCAAATCCCATAGCGTTAGCTATCCATGTCGTTCATTATCTGCTTGTTGCCCCTCTCTTTGCGGCGAAAAGCGATGACTTTGAGAGCGTTTTGAGGACAAGTCGTACTCGAAACGATGTGTCAAGCCGCTGGGATGAATGGGagaacgaggagaagggcgGAAAATCTGGTCTATTGGGGGGTCGTGTA AGGGCTATCCTTGTACTTTTGCTAATGGCAATGGCGGTTGGTAACGCAATTTACTTATTCACTCGATTCAGAACATACGACATGTTGCTTAGAAAT GCGCAGGAGACAGTACACTCTCCACATGCTTCTCCCGTCCCCGCTCCCAAAGTCAAAGCTGCCaaagacgacgatgacgagaAGGTCTTTGAGGCAGCACCTCGTGCCAAAGCGGAGCCCTGGGCCCCAAAAGTTCTCAAATTTACTGGCAGATCCCTCATTTTTATAATCAAGCTGCTTAT CCATGCGGTGTTTTCAGCTTTCGGCCGTCCGCAAGGGAATGCCCCTTCATTGAAGGACCTTGGTCAAGCTGAGAATAAGATCCAGTCTTTGCGGGTTTGGGACCCACCAGAATTTTGTCTCGCCTTCTTTTG CGCATACCCTCCAACTGCGCCCTTCATTACCCATCTTTTCACGCACATCAACCCTTTCCTTACCCCTGTTCTTCATGTCTCCACCAcattcctcctttccaacCTGGCACAATCATACGCTCAACTCGTCAAAGATCGAATGCTACTTTCGGCAGAGGTTATGCGCGAGTACGATCAGAGGTTTGTGTACAAAAAGATCTTCTCGAACAAGGTAGATAGGGGAGTGAGCACCAACGAGT CTGAATTCGTTGGTTTTTAA
- a CDS encoding U5 snRNP-specific 40 kDa protein, putative, giving the protein MSVRKSPPTAGPGMALSKRARVEDEADENTMVMTVASSGEGQRKNALIRSVKRTSSLEAPIVSLSAAHGGEITACVFDPSGQTLAASSVDRSISLWKSYPPHDNYGILPNVHKTAILDIAYSLDSETIYSGAADGTLISTDLRTGERISRYFAHYGPLNSISVTISGGRELVLTGGDDGIARVWDFALDGKDPVAEFDDERDCPVTAVEWSSDGNQCFVGGVDNTIKVWDLRTNKVLYTLHGHTDTIASLSLSPNGHYLASYALDSALIIYDVRPFSSDPMRVYRSLTGAPAGFEQTLIRCAWTRHDGGQRIAAGGGDRTVTVWEVETGKVLYKLPGHKGTVTGVDFHPREPIILTGSKDTNMLLGELDAQDFS; this is encoded by the exons ATGTCCGTCAGGAAGTCGCCACCGACAGCAGGCCCAGGAATGGCCCTCTCGAAACGTGCTCgagtggaggatgaggccgACGAAAACACCATGGTCATGACCGTTGCTTCTTCAGGAGAAGGACAGCGGAAAAACGCTTTGATAAGGAGTGTCAAGAGGACGAGTAGTCTTGAAGCGCCTATCGTGTCATTGTCGGCTGCTCATGGT GGCGAGATTACGGCTTGTGTGTTTGACCCTTCAGGACAGACTCTTGCGGCTAGTTCGGTGGACCGCAGTATTT CTTTGTGGAAGTCCTATCCCCCACACGACAACTACGGTATCCTTCCAAACGTCCATAAGACCGCTATCCTTGATATCGCCTATTCCCTCGACTCTGAAACTATCTACTCT GGTGCTGCAGACGGCACTCTCATATCTACTGACTTACGTACCGGTGAACGCATTTCCCGCTACTTTGCACACTATGGCCCCTTAAACTCTATATCCGTCACCATCTCTGGCGGTCGAGAGCTCGTGTTGACaggtggtgatgatgggatTGCTCGTGTCTGGGATTTTGCATTGGATGGGAAAGACCCTGTGGCAGAgtttgatgatgagcgaGATTGTCCAGTGACAGCTGTGGAATGGAGTTCAGACGGGAACCAGTGTTTCGTTGGTGGAGTTGACAACACCATCAAG GTATGGGACCTTCGAACGAACAAAGTTCTCTACACGCTTCACGGCCACACCGATACCAttgcttccctttctctctcgccTAACGGCCATTACCTCGCCTCCTATGCTCTCGATTctgctctcatcatctacGACGTCCGACCCTTTTCTTCCGACCCCATGCGCGTGTACAGATCTCTCACCGGCGCACCAGCAGGTTTTGAGCAAACCCTCATACGATGTGCGTGGACAAGACATGATGGCGGACAAAGAATAGCGgcaggaggtggagatAGGACCGTTACTGTTTGGGAAGTTGAGACGGGCAAGGTGCTGTACAAGCTTCCGGGGCATAAGGGAACTGTGACTGGCGTGGATTTCCATCCTAG AGAACCAATCATCTTGACAGGATCAAAAGATACAAACATGTTACTTGGCGAGCTGGATGCTCAAGACTTCTCATAG
- a CDS encoding intracellular transporter, putative encodes MSNFLPIPTKAATPLPSFAKHLLDYISAHFRDTHSEAFRKDVDVLVGMRKDWVEAKLEAHPEIIRAFMRYHAQLAFLSTKFPSDINLPFAYYLPFPATFSLSPDAPISLSSLTFERACVLFNMTALYASMAAAERRAEAEGIKRALGYLTAAAGVLEYLITSVLPTLRSELSSPQAAGYDMTESFLGTLKEFVLAEAQECYWQQAVLQGTYKNGLIGKLSMKVSEYYKAALASMNGTDYPSSSYFPLNWTAHMNVKQMHFEAAAQFRLSQEDLEKSRYGEEIGRLKVAESLAKKGLDAARKGVADSVVSDLKQLHAAIKSSLERAVRDNDLVYVQPIPPANQLAPIVGVGMVKVNVPAEVAEPVAWLMGGKAGMEPLFSGLVPYGVHLALSIYDDRKDTLVRDLDGKREELDGLAASTLQSLNLPGSIQALDRPVGLPPSLLKKSEEVASSGGIERIRSLLDEVNRLAHANVQSLNEAMDILDQEATENESLIARQPELQQTRQPSHVANQPLIQMAEQYEATIKQAGGSDATVRAKWEEWARLVGILAAGEMEMEDYVPGTTSPSGSLPPSVRPLRASLEELDDRIAHRARLVREARQISAADDIRPEVLKEAAKLAHGGSGDVKTEWFEDLFEKGLEKYMGVKREMDEEVAKHDELLEQIRTQNESFLSERKDDPIIKERERRLQDMDLAYWKWREIVDNAEEGIKFYNSFAEMLHGFKAACGQFLNTRRIDVGQMTTQFQQQMNVSEPQQQPEPRYQSPSPQSFQPSFSPSPSHFQPSAPSSFSSSPVRSPAPSAPARRESPPKTLSFLPHPSSSAWQPASVDFLPPPPPPPILRSGGIQSQPKVAPPVTPSITAIRDQTQGTPRRMTRAAAAAAERDEATERNKYSSGGPRRKGGGVV; translated from the exons ATG TCAAATTTCCTTCCGATCCCCACGAAGGCAGccactcctcttccttctttcgccAAACATCTTCTGGATTACATTTCAGCTCACTTCAGAGATACCCATTCGGAAGCATTCAGGAAAGATGTGGATGTTCTTGTGGGAATGAGGAAAGACTGGGTGGAGGCTAAACTTGAAGCGCATCCTGAGATTATAAGAGCATTCATGAG ATATCATGCGCAGCTGGCATTCCTCTCCACGAAGTTCCCTTCCGATATCAATCTTCCCTTCGCCTACtatcttcctttcccagCTACATTTTCCCTCAGTCCAGACGCACCTATATCGCTTTCCTCTCTGACGTTCGAGAGAGCATGTGTTCTGTTTAACATGACGGCACTTTATGCTTCTATGGCCGCGgctgaaagaagagcagaagcagaagggATTAAAAGAGCTTTGGGTTATCTCACT GCAGCAGCAGGTGTTCTCGAATACCTTATCACCTCTGTTCTTCCTACCCTTCGATCTGAACTCTCATCGCCTCAAGCTGCAGGATATGATATGACGGAATCATTCCTCGGCACTCTCAAGGAATTCGTGCTTGCTGAGGCTCAGGAGTGCTATTGGCAGCAGGCTGTCCTCC AGGGAACCTACAAGAATGGTCTGATTGGGAAGCTTTCAATGAAGGTGTCGGAATACTACAAGGCTGCTTTGGCTTCCATGAATGGGACGGATTACCCTTCGTCATCCTATTTCCCTTTG AATTGGACGGCACACATGAATGTCAAGCAAATGCATTTTGAGGCTGCTGCTCAATTCCGTTTAAGCCAAGAAGACCTTGAGAAAAGCCGGTacggagaagagattggGAGGTTAAAGGTGGCCGAAAGCTTGGCGAAGAAAGGTTTGGATGCTGCTCGGAAAGGCGTGGCCGACTCTGTCGTTTCGGATTTGAAG CAACTTCACGCAGCGATCAAGTCTTCACTTGAACGTGCTGTCAGAGACAACGACCTTGTCTACGTTCAGCCTATTCCCCCTGCCAACCAGCTCGCCCCGATCGTCGGCGTGGGAATGGTTAAAGTCAATGTACCTGCGGAAGTCGCCGAGCCAGTGGCTTGGTTGATGGGTGGAAAGGCTGGAATGGAGCCTCTCTTCAGCGGTCTGGTGCCGTATGGAGTACACCTAGCTCTCA GTATCTACGATGATAGAAAGGATACTCTTGTGAGAGATTTGGATGGCAAGCGAGAGGAGCTTGATGGTCTCGCCGCCAG CACTTTACAATCGCTTAACCTCCCTGGCTCGATACAAGCACTGGATCGGCCTGTTGGgctccctccttctctcctcaaGAAATCCGAGGAGGTCGCCTCTTCCGGCGGCATCGAACGAATCCGCTCCCTTCTCGACGAAGTCAACCGCCTTGCTCACGCCAATGTGCAAAGCCTAAACGAAGCTATGGATATCCTTGACCAAGAAGCTACCGAAAACGAGTCACTGATTGCCCGTCAACCTGAGCTTCAGCAGACTAGACAGCCATCGCACGTTGCCAATCAGCCTTTGATCCAAATGGCGGAGCAGTACGAGGCGACGATCAAACAAGCTGGTGGGAGCGACGCAACTGTAAGGGCAAAGTGGGAAGAGTGGGCACGTTTGGTTGGGATCCTTGCTGCcggagagatggagatggaggattATGTTCCAGGGACAACATCTCCATCCGGATCGCTCCCTCCGTCAGTAAGGCCTTTGCGAGCAAGTTTGGAAGAGCTCGACGATCGCATCGCACACCGAGCCCGGCTTGTACGGGAAGCTCGACAGATATCGGCTGCCGATGATATCCGTCCAGAGGTCCTGAAGGAGGCGGCGAAGCTTGCCCATGGTGGAAGCGGAGATGTCAAGACTGAATGGTTTGAGGATCTGTTCGAAAAAGGCCTTGAGAAGTATATGGGAgtgaagagagagatggatgaagaagtcgcGAAGCATGACGAGCTGTTAGAGCAGATTCGC ACGCAAAACGAAAGTTTCCTTTCGGAGCGCAAGGATGACCCTATCATCAAGGAGCGCGAGAGAAGACTGCAGGATATGGATCTTGCGTATTGGAAATGGAGGGAGATTGTGGATAACGCTGAGGAAGGGATCAAATTCTATAACAGTTTTGCGGAGATGCTCCATGGTTTCAAAGCCGCTTGCGGGCAATTCCTCAATACTAGGCGAATTGATGTCGG ACAAATGACGACACAATTCCAACAACAAATGAACGTTTCTGAACCTCAGCAACAACCTGAACCGAGGTATCAGTCACCCTCGCCTCAATCATTCcaaccctccttctcaccGTCTCCTTCACACTTCCAGCCCTCCgctccatcttccttttcatcatctcccgTGCGTTCACCAGCCCCTTCAGCACCTGCTCGCCGTGAATCCCCGCCCAAGaccctctctttccttcctcacccatcatcatcggcctGGCAACCGGCCTCCGTtgattttcttcctcctcctccaccccctCCCATTCTTCGTTCTGGCGGTATCCAGTCTCAACCTAAGGTTGCACCGCCTGTGACACCTTCCATCACCGCTATTCGAGATCAAACACAAGGGACGCCGAGAAGAATGACAAGAGCAGCTGCTGCGGCCGCGGAGAGGGATGAAGCCACAGAGAGAAATAAGTATAGTTCGGGTGGACCGAGGCGAAAGGGGGGTGGTGTTGTATGA
- a CDS encoding oxidoreductase, putative, producing MPTPLALLLSAILIIGTYFAMPFWPFRKSNYDPRGKHCYITGGSSGLGKALAERLVKQGAHVTIVGRDSKKAEGVVEELKAIAAPGQIIQCIAADLTSPIASTNAIHAACKPHADQAPDYVYLCAGFSRPKLFVETTKQELKDGLDGVYWVSAYTAHEACQMMSKQRRTGKIIFVASFLSYVSFAGYSSYSPAKYALRGLSDALRSEMLLHNIDIHIFLPCGISGPGFDAENRTKPAVTKKIEEGDTPITPDVCAAALESGLKKGYYQITDNLVTEPIRLRSNGGVPTNNFLLDTLWLIVSSVGVPIWRMTADSAVRSFRAKVEKELEAKGYYVS from the exons ATGCCCACCCCTTTGGCGCTCCTCTTATCGGCAATCTTAATAATAGGCACCTACTTCGCGATGCCCTTTTGGCCATTCCGGAAATCGAACTACGACCCTCGAGGGAAACACTGTTACATCACAGGCGGCTCGTCGGGGTTGGGCAAGGCTCTTGCGGAGCGGCTGGTGAAGCAAGGAGCGCATGTCACGATTGTCGGGAGAGATAGTAAAAAGGCGGAAGGTGTGGTTGAGGAACTCAAA GCAATCGCAGCACCGGGCCAGATCATCCAGTGCATCGCCGCAGACCTCACGTCCCCTATCGCCTCTACTAACGCTATCCACGCTGCGTGCAAGCCACACGCAGACCAAGCGCCTGACTATGTCTACCTCTGTGCTGGATTCTCTCGGCCGAAACTGTTCGTTGAAACGACAAAGCAAGAGTTGAAAGATGGACTTGATGGTGTGTACTGGGTATCGGCTTATACCGCTCAC GAGGCATGCCAAATGATGAGCAAACAACGCCGTACTGGCAAAATCATCTTTGTCGCCAGTTTCCTCTCCTACGTCTCTTTTGCCGGATACTCATCCTACTCTCCTGCCAAATACGCTCTTCGCGGCCTTTCAGATGCTCTGCGCTCAGAAATGTTGCTGCACAATATTGATATCCACATCTTCTTACCGTGTGGTATCAGCGGCCCTGGATTCGATGCGGAAAATAGGACAAAGCCAGCTGTgacaaagaagattgaagaaggggataCGCCTATCACTCCGGACGTCTGTGCGGCGGCTTTGGAAAGTG gcttgaagaagggctACTACCAAATCACAGACAACCTGGTCACCGAACCTATCCGCTTACGTTCCAACGGTGGTGTGCCGACCAATAATTTTTTACTCGACACACTCTGGCTTATCGTTAGCTCCGTCGGTGTACCCATCTGGCGAATGACAGCCGACTCTGCCGTGAGATCTTTTAGGGCCAAAGTGGAGAAAGAGCTTGAGGCGAAGGGGTATTATGTGTCGTAA